In the Salmo trutta chromosome 13, fSalTru1.1, whole genome shotgun sequence genome, TAACTAGTTCATAAGCACAAGCATAAGATGTTTACTCATATGACACATAACATGCTATAATTCTGCATAACAGCTTATTCCATACTTATAAACTAGTTGTAATGTTTTGTGGTATTGTCATGAATTTCAGAATTAGATTACTTTAAGTTAACATTTGGAATGAATGACAATTAATACACCCATCTTATGCAGACATTCTAGTTGCTAACATGAGAAACCCATGGGTATGTTACCGGGCTTCTTTCAGATTATTTGAAACAGTCCATTTCAATTACTGAAATAAATATAGAAATCCAAGCAATTTTATAACTCAAAAAGTCCATCCACTTTAAAAATAAACAAAGCATTTCAATCACATATTCACATATGAAATATAATCACATATTTGAAAGATAACCTCAGCATATCTTTCAGTATAATACAGCTTGATTGTGAAAGGGATTTctataaaacagaaatattttCCAATCACTGTTATTCAGATCTTAAGATTTCCATAAATGACCAATAATACACTTTGTGATATTAAAAGTCATCATATGACACGCTGCAGGAGAGCCAAGACTAAAACATGCTCATTCAGTAACCTCTGAAACCCAAAACTAGAATCTAGCCTACAGTCTTTCATGAGAGATCACTCATTCAGTAACCTCTGAAACCCAAAACTAGAATCTAGCCTACAGTCTTTCATGAGAGATCACTCATTCAGTAACTCACCAATGCAAAGCCAGCACACATTAAAGCCGGGGAGTCAAACATACTCAACATACTTTAAAACTACTAAAACCAAatcgaaactgtgtagaaatCATATAATGGActtacattcatacagtttcttgactgtgtccagcttaTCATCAATCACTGAAATTAAAGCTTGACAGTCAGAATagaggattttttttgttgcacaaTTTGATTGCGAGTAAATACTGTATAACACATTTTCAAAACGTCACTCCGGACCTCGTTCGTTGAGGACCGAATGCGGCCCCCGGGGCAAAATCCGTTTGACGCCCCTGCATTAAATAGATAGATATCCACTCCTCCACAGTTCACACACAACCCGCTCCTGTCCTGTCTAACCCTGAAATATAGTCACTCACAAAATCATGGAATTACATCATGAAGTGAACAGAAATGTGTTGAAATGAAATTTCAATCAAAGATACAGAGTAAGCATTCTATTATATTGGATACACATAATACTTTTTAGAATGTAAAAAGGGCTGCAATACCACTGAATTTCTTTCATTCATTATTTGGAAGGTCTTTAAAGTGCAGTACTGTTTCTCTTTTTGGAAGTGATTTTATCACTGAGCTCATACCACAGCTAGGGGATACACTTCAGACATTGCCTACCTGAGGTTAATCCAGCAGGTATTTACTTGTCTTTcaataaataaattataaatagCTAATTGAAAATGAATGACATCTTCTGAAGGCTTTTACTACCCTCTGTTATGGTTCAattgaattgtgtacagattccaacacaaacactggacatgGAGAGTGGGGGTGTGTATAGGATTTGGAATAAACAGGGATGCAGGTTGTTGATATGGATAAGCAaagagggtgtgtgtggttgAGTCAAGCCACTTGGCATGGACACAGATGTCCATATGGGCTGATTGTAAACTGTTAGCCAGAGAGGCTAATGCAAGGCTGCATCCAAACGCATGGGCATTATAAAAGGCAGTTTGGCTACATGTGCCAGAAATGAAATGTTGAGACACATCCATGTGTGGAATGATAGAAATGTCACACTGTATAAATtaacacatgtgcacacacacagaaacatacagtacactcaAGCACACATGCATACTAGACATGTCACAGACATATCTGGCATGCTTTTCTGAAGAAAACAGTTTTCTTTATAAATTCTTGTACCCACCTAGAGGTCTGATAACTTTCCTATATACATAAATAAACAATTAATATATGCTATGTGTATATATCTTGAAATATTCAATATTGAAATATACATATAcatttcaaatatatttatatcaTTATTTTCATCTTCAAACATTTTTAAGATATAGTCACAGTTTAGTAATAAAACACTTATGTAAGAACACAGGTCTCCCTCATTGTCTTGCTGCAGTATCCCTTTTTCAAGCATCAATGACTTCTTAGTCTGCACGCTGTCTTTTCCTACAGAAAAGACTACTGGTCAAGTTGTACTACATTCTCGGGTCTTACGGATCGATAAACTCATTTTGATAAATGTGCAACAAATAATGGAACTAATTATCACTGTGCATGAAACAAATCACCAGTAACTGATAAATAAAAGCTCTGTATTGTTGCAGTACTTTGAAAGTAGAAGTGACAGGCAAGCTATCATTCTTAAAAATGGATCAAAATACTGTTCCACAACTGATAAGTTTGATAAGTCTGATAGACAATGAACTGCATTACCCAACTAGTACAATAGTGGCAATACAACGTAAAGGTTATTCATAAACCTTCAAGAAGACTCTAAATTCCATAAATTCCTGTTGTTAACAGGAGATCCATTTGCCACCAAGCATGGATGTTTTGACACACCACATTACATATCCTCTCTATCCCCAACAACATCCTGCAATCTCTTAATGTTTGTCTTTATTGAGTACCTGTGAGAAGGAACCTCCTCCACCTAAGTCAATCATTATGCAAATTCCAACACAACAGCCTAGCTCTAGGTGATTAGGGAAACCAGCCCTTATGCACTGTTGAGCCCGGGGAAAAAAACAAGGCAGTTGAGACATTTCAGTGGAAATGTGCTTGCACATACATATACTCTATAATATATATTTGCTGGTGATCCTGCTACTCTAGAGCATGATCTGTGGCCACGATCAGAGGAGTTCATAAAAGGGACACTGCAGCGCGGACCTGTAGGGGAGGATCGGTTTGGAACAGTCAAGGGAGTGTAGAAAGTCTAGAGACTGTAGGTCCCCTTTCCTCGTCCATCTCTCCTCTTTTGTTTGTCTTTAGACACTCACAGAGCAGGAATGGAACCACAGACATTGAGAGAAGTTAAGGTGAGGAGTAAAATCACATGCTGAGCTTTTTGTTGTCCTCCATTCCCCATGTGGTAATGGCATACAGTACGATGTCCTTCCAACATTAAAAGACAAAGAAAAATAAGAGACAGAAGTGGCGTCAAGGTAAGCGGAGCTGTTGCCTTCCCACGATGCCTCAGTGCTGTGGGAACCCCACTGTTCAATTCCTGTCTGTGATAGGGGCACTTCCTGACCTGCGGGATCATGACCTCTGTGAGCTGGGGGACGGCAGCCAGCAGGCGGTCCCTGTCACACTGGGGCCAGCTTGCCTGGCGGTCGGTTGGTCTCTTGTCTCTCTTTGTTTTGTTTGCATACTTACACACAAACAGTTCCTATATTGCACACCATGTCCTCATGGCCTAAGGTCGTATGTCAGTGGTAACAGCTTCTTTTCTCCTCAGCTTCTGAGCTGTAGTCCCTTAAGCCAATGCCCCTTTGAAGGTTCAGTAGAGAGTCTTTCATCTGTAGAGGAAAACAGAAAACATTAAAGCCCTGCAAGTAACTATAATCATAGTTTCTTATGACAATTATCTTTCACACTTTGAGACCCTGCACGAAAACCTAGAGGATTTGATTCTTAGCCTTGTGTATTAACACAAGGCTAAGAATCAAATCCTCAAGCTGGCCCCAGTGTGACAGGGACCGCCTACCGGCTGCTGTCCACCAGCTCACAGAGGTCATGACCCCGCAGGTCAGGAAGTGCCCCTTTCACAGACAGGAATTGAACAGTGGGGTAATGCTTGTAACTGTATCTGTCCTCCCTACCTGGTCTAATAGTACCACCGTTCCCTACCTGGTCTAATAGTACCACTGAGGATTTGATGATCTCTCTCCACTTCTGCAGCTCAGCGTCATGGTAAAGCTGTTGGGACTCCAGGAGCTGGGCCCACTCCATCTGCGTCTGGGGAAGTTTACTAGACAGAAATAGACACATACTGTCAAACACACCCAGATGCCACGGCCAAGAGCAACTCAAAGCTAAGCATTGTTCAGGGGCAATTCTGCAGCATATGTTTTTTGAGGTTGGGAAAACAGGATGAAGCCCATGTGGTTTTCAGATGAAACTAAACAGGTTTATGCAGTCTGGGTTTGACTAAGTACACAGTCAAATCAATTCTAGTATTATGTAGGCAATAGGTATAATGCCAAAAACCTATGGGTGGTTAGCGACTTAGCGTACCTTTCATGTATCCGCAGCCCTTGCCAGGTGGTAAGATGCTGTGCAGAATACTCCAGCATCCACAGCTTATAGAACAGCATCATGTTGAGGAACACCAGCAAAACCAggctgaaggaggagaggaaaacagaAGAATGTAAGGGACAAAGGAAAGAAGATGAGTAATGAAAGCTACACAGGTGCTTTAGTCcattaacctctacaggatcggtgtcctgacctcaggacggttgagctaatgtaggctaatgcgattagcatgaggttgtaagaaacaaaaaaaattcccaggacatagacatatctgatatggggagaaagcttaaattattgttcatctaactgcactgtccaatttacagtagctattacagtgaaataatatcatgctattgtttgaggagagtgcacaattatgaacttgaaaatgtatgaatgaaccaattaggcacatttgggcagtcttgatacaacattttgaatagaatatgcaatagttcattggatcagtctaaaactttgcccgtacactgctgccatctagtggccaaattcTAAATTGCACTTGGGCTAGAATAATTCATTATGGGCTTTCTCTTACATTtcaaagaaaaacacaaaaaaaacatgttttttttctttgtattatcttttaccagatctaatgtcttatattctcctacattaatttcacatttccacaaacgtcaaagtgtttcctttcaaatggtgtcaagattatgcatatccttgcttcaggtcctgagccacaggcagttagatttgggtatgtcattttaggcgaaaattgaaaaaaaggggcggatccttaagaggttttaatgaaCCAGTTACAATGAGGGAGGAGTATGTTTCCTGGTCAGGTCTAAGTGGTTTATCTTTAGCCAGATGTACCTTAGACAGATCCTATGGCAAGcaatgaaaggagaggagaggagaggaggaatcaCATTCAGAAGACAAACAAATGTTTAACACAGAATCAGATTTTTGCTAACTACTAAAGATTTCAAAGAGAGTTGAACTGAAATGACTATAAATGAAACAAATTATTAAGATGGATCTGAAAGTGAGTGTGtatactgcatgtgtgtgtgtgtgtgtgtgtgtgtgtgcgcgcgcgcatatgagtgtgtgtgagatagagtGTACTCACACAAAGCTGATGATGAGCAGCAGTTTGGACACGCTGTAGAGGGCGAAGCCTCCAAAAAGGTGCTCAGGCATGTGCCTGGTCTGAGTGGAACCTGAGGGGGGCAGACCAAACACGGACCAGGTCAATTAGATATATTTAACACAATATGATGTGTGGAAATGTATAAcagtgtatgtaatgtatgtaccTTATGAAAGTGTATAAGAATCTACAGTGTATTAAGAGTTTATAAGAGTGTGtataaaagtataaaaaaatgtaaaaaaaaaaatatatatatattttttttaagtgtccCCCTGCCATCTGACCTGTCACGCCCGCATGTTTGATGCGGTGAATGACCTCATCGTCGGTTGGCGTGGTGACGGGGCTGAGGAGGGCGTCATCCAGGTGCTGGCTCCGTAGGTGGACCAAGGGTCTCTTCCTCCGCCTCACAGACGTCTTCACCACCTTGACCTTGGGAGAAGGCCGGGTCGACCCCAAAACCACATCCTCCACCTTCGACAGCTCCAACTCTGACAGGGCACCACAGAAGCCGTTTGTACGTTCATACATTAGAATGGCCTTCGGTCATCAGATTAAATGTTGCTGGATATTTGGTGTGACAGACTTAACAGCTAGTAGAGGAACTTACCAAGATGGCGGAAGTTCTCATCCAGCCCGCTCCAGAAGTTCTTCTCGATGAAGCCCTTTACTAATCCCCATGGCTGTTTTCTGTAACGCAGCTCAGTGGACACCCTAGGGACAAGGCATCCGCTGGTATAAGTTGAGGCAGCGTTTCTAAATTAACATGTAATAGTTTCAAGAGCCACATGTTATTACAACAGCTGCTATAAGGCCCTCCTCACCTTAACCGGCACTTGTTCTTGGCCACCCGTGTCAGCATGTAACGGTTGAGCGTGTAGAAGTAGTCGTGGTAGGGCACGTTGTGTGTGATGACCTCAGCATCGATGATGTAGCACTCACTCTCATGGCTGGCCTTGTACAGTGTCTGCGTCTCTGTGACCGTGGCTGTCTTGGGGGCCAGCGGGTTGGACAGGGAGATGGTGTACATGATCTCTCTCATCTGGTTCCCCGCTGCATCGTCCTTCTTCCAGGGGTGAAACACTATATCTGTGTGGCGTTATATGGACACACATTCGATCACTTCATAGTCAAAGGACAACACCAATGGAAGAGACAATAATGTGATGCCAACGGACAGAATGTCTGACTGACCTGAAAACCTGCGCTGCTCCATGAAGTCGGTCATAAACTGGGATTCTGTGAAGAGGATGTCATACATCTTGTCCACACTGAACTTGTAAACCTCATCGATGTACTGTCTCCCTTTAAGGTCATCATGGAAGGCCTGCACCTCCCCTGCTGGAGAGCCATAGAGGGAAACACACTTTAGATGAAGTGCCCTTGGGGACATAATATCTTATGGAGACAGTATTACCAAGACTTAGCAGCATCACTGAAGAGCCTGTTTCATGTCATATATACAGTTTATGCATCAAATCTGTTAATGGACGGAAGATCGAAGCCGTACCCTCGTCGTGGGTCTCTGAGGAGTCGCTAAGTTCGGTGGGGATGTCTTCATTGTCGTTGAAGTCCAGGGAGGTCGAGGGCACCAGGCCGCTGGCCTCCACTAGCCTCTGCTCCAGCACCAGGGGCAAGGCCAGCAGCTCCCCGTCAGGGAGGCAGTCGATGTACTCCTCTGGAGGGAGGTCAAACTAGGACacacagagggggaggaggagggggtcagTCACTAGAAAGACACTGTAGGATACTTTAGTACATAGTTATGAGTAGGATTGGTCTGTGTTCATGTTTTGGTTATCAAATCACGAAACATTCCCCATATCCAAGTTATAGGCAGAATAACAAATGCATTTCCCACTCCATCAAAACAAATAACATAAGAGTAATTGATTTAACCGCTGACCTCTATTATGTCGCTGAGACTCACAGAGAGGGGCTCGCTGCTGATGGATGAGCTGATGGTGCTGTTGGTGATGATGCATTTCTTGTGTATGGATGGTGGGCTGCCCTCGTGTTTGGCCTCCGCGCTGCTCTTAGACAAGTTGTCATTACTGATCTCATTCTCCTCGTTAGGGATCTCCTCACAGAACCTGCACCATCACCGTGGGGGAACAAGGACCAGCTGGGTTAGGAGTTCTGGAGTGTTGTTTTTACATGGTAATGGACAGAGGGCTGAGAGGGATGTGAAGCAGGGCTGAGAGGgtggtgtgtatttgtgtatgctTCAGTAATGAGGCCAGCCTCTCATAACAACCCGCAGTAGATCAAGGGCATTTTAATCAACCATGGTAATTGAGGAGGCATTGTTTATATCTGTAGCCATGGAAACCACACCCACCCCATGGTGTTGAAGTCGTCATCAGGGGGAACGTAGTCCTCGTCGTCACTGGTCAGGCCAAGTTCGTTGCCATAGCACTGATGGACAAAGTGCCATAGCTCTTTGGGGCACAAGGGCTGGAGCACAGGGTTAGAGACGACGCTCAGTACGGCAGAGACTTGGATTCAATGGAAAAGGAAAGTAGCAATATACTGAACATGTAGATCTATTTGTGATGAGGTTAATTGAGGTTGCTGGCTTACTTTGTCCAGCAGTGCATTCTGCCATAATCTGAACATCATCATGTAGGTCCTGTCCCGCGCTCCAAATGAGGTGAAAAAGTGCTGTGCGGATAGAATGGAAATAATTCAAAAATATGCTCTGAAATAAGGCTAAGGAGAAGGTTTGAGCCTCCTCTCAGTCAGTGAATGCCAAAAATTCAGTCCCTCTCCTGTCTTACCTTCTCACCATCTGTGGACACCTGGATGGCATTGGGGATGAGGCGGGCTGTCTTCTCCTTCGTCATGGTGCAGATGTCCTTCAGCCTCACTGTCAGctgcacacacatgcaagcacaatAGTTTTTTTTACGGCATTGCTTAATATTCAGATAAATATATCTGTTGAACTGTTACTGAACCACAATAATGAAATATATACTGTGATGCAAACCATCAAAATACAATCAATTCTATTTCAATACTGCAAACTAACCAACACCAGAGAAATATAGATAAGATCAAAAGAACAGAAAGCCCCAGGCAGAGGCCAAGTGCGTACCAGCGTTTCCCAGCGGAAGATGTTGCTATAAAAACAGATCCAGTTTTCTGAGAGGTAGAGTCGGCCCTGCAGGAGAATGTCTCGTTGTAGGGCACAGGAGTAATCTGCCAgcacaggtcagaggtcaaagaTCAGAGCCCAGGAAGAATACATCCACCCATCAGGGTCGGGGTTAATTATATTTCAATATAGTCAATTCAAAAGATCAATTACCTGAATTGAtagtttaaatggaattgactccaACCAGCCAATGCAAACGTGTCCAAAACCAAAAGATTTTCCTATATCCACCATATTGCTGATCGAATTGGCCATAGTTGTCTAGTATTTTGCGTTAGTAACTCACCCACGATGAGCCGCTCTGTGTCCGGTAGCTGCTTGAAGAGCTTCCTGAAGTCCTCATTACGCTGTTTATATGTGGGGCTCAACACCTGGAGAGACGGAGAGCAACAACGATAACTTCTAGAGAGAGGGACGACTCACACGTACACATTCCTGAACACACGCTCTCTATCTCACATATACACACTGGACTGTAATGAACTGCATCCATTTTCACAAGGGCATTTTATACAAAAGCACAATCCCGTTGACATTTAGCCACTGCAAGACATTCAATAAGCATGCTTTTGAGCATCGTGAGCATCCCTAATGTGAGTCACATTCCCAAGACAACAATATGTAGTAACATCATTATACGAACACACACAATGCTGCTTTTTGTGGCGCAACAGTTAATATGTAggacagagagggacaaagaCACAAATCAAATCTGTTCTGTTAACAAACCCTTATGTAGCTATTGGTTTATCTTATAAAACATAGTCTGCGTCCATTGTCGGTTTAGATCATGAGAAGAAAATGTTCTGTTCTCACACAGAGGAATTCATTCTCTTGTTACATTCTCAGACATTAAGGTACATCTTATCTTGGGCCTGGATTCAGGCTTGTTTAAAGAGGGAAGTATTGCTGTGACCCACAGCCAGTGTGAGTGCAGGGGTGAGTGCTCTATGTGTCTGAGCCAGATGCTGTCTTTTAATAGGAACAGCTTCAGGAAACAATGCCTGCCAGTACGGTAACCAAATACATCCCTTCATGGGTAAAACCTCTCGCTGCTTCAATCTGAAGGAAAACAGACTGTTCACATTAACAtcaactagctacagtacatgttCTATACTCATAACAAGATCAGCCCAGAATGGATAGACATAATCTGTTTCTGTTAAGCTATGAATGAAAACCACTGGTGCCTGTCAAGAAAACTTGGTAAATTCGAGAACTTTGAAGGCTGGGAAAATGGATTATGAGTCGGACATATTTAGTCTAGAAATGTTCACAGAAAGTACTCTCTATAACTGCCTAACATATCAAGAGTATTAGAGCCCCCATTTCACAACAAAAGCCTGCCTATTCCCTTAAACTGCAGCCTTCTTACTTTGTCCAGGGAAAGGGTCCATGGGTACTATGGGAATGCAAATAGCTACTGACTCATGCCTTTCTTTTAATTTGCTTTCCAAAATATAATTGCGGGAGGGAACCACAGAGTTATGCTCTTGGCGCaggtacagtacacacaaacTGCCCATCCCAACCTCCTCACCCCCTTCCCTCCCCGCCGCTACCCCTCCTGGCATCAGCTCTCTGGGGGGGATGGTCAGTCACTTACTGCAGGGACCTCCTCTGACTCCCAGTCCTGGTCTTGGTGGTCCAAGGCGGCCCAGCCCCACTCCCAGCCAAACTCTCCCCGGGCCGGATCCTGTGGGAGCCACCCAGGCAGGTCTTTATCCAGCTCCAGCACCACCTGCCAGTCTGACTCCAGTCCTCTGTGAGCCTCCTGAGCCTCCATATTCCACTCACTTCTCTCAGGCACACGGGCGGACACCTAAACCAGTGGTGCCCTCGTGGGGTCCTCAAAGCGGTGGATTTCAATGCGGGTGATCCAGTGGTCCAGGTCTGctgcagacaaacagacagagctgTTGTGTGTCCAGTGGTTGTTTCTTGGAGACTGCTGTGACTGACCCGGTATGGGTGCTACTCCCTTTTAGTGTGAGAGCTGGACCCAGCTGACTGCTGCCACATGATtccagtcctctctccctctccctctatcaaaCACAGAGAGGAGCTGCGGCCGTTGGCCTCTAGTAACCCTGGCCACAAGTCTTTTATTATAATGGCAGCTCTGGCAGGCATGCGGTGTTACCCTGTCCAGATCCAGACGCCTCAGAGTGCTTTGGTGAGCACAGCTCAGACACACCAGCAGCGAAAGCAAGAAAAATATCCTTGGtaaagagaaaaacagagaaagagagagtgtttcCTAACTGGAAAGCAGTGCAGTCCCGTCTCGCTGGCTGACAAGGTGATTGAGTTAGAGGACAGATGTGCACACAACCTTCATTTACTTCTACGCTCCGTGAAGAAAAACAAGTCCATTAATCTTGAGTGATGCGGCACGGAGTCTCATGACGGCTCAGTCTAATGCAGTTGGAGTATTGCACCTCTGGGAGTATGTCCACTTCCCCTGTTGTTGACCATTCAGGTATTAGAAAGCAATTGCATGAGAGGCTCAACACATTTAGCGGTGTTACTATTACTAAACCCCCCTGGATCCCTGTGACCTATTTCCCTACTCTCTACCCCCCACAACTCTCCTGTCCCTTAAGGTCAAGTAATGCACTCCTGAAACCAGATCCCTGTCAGTTACTACGATCAGACTAGATAGACAGGCACAGCGATTGGTTCTCGTCTGACTCTGAGCTGGGTAAAACAACCTATCAGCACAGTGGTGGGAGGTGGACACAACGACAacagcaacaaaacaaaaactgtgGCTACATTTGGCACTCCATTAGGCTCACTTGTGGTTGGAAATGTGCCCTGGAATTCCACCACAAATTCCACACCTTTCCTGCTTACTCAATTTCCACAACCCCCCTCAACATCTAGCCAAATCAGTGAGGAGAAATAAGGTCCGGGAAACTGAATGTGAAGGGAAGCAAAATAATCCTCAGCACACTATTGAAAACAGTGCAGATCATTCACAGATCCATCTCAGACGTGAACAGCTTTCGTGCTGTTGAAAATGCCTCTGCATCCCGTGAATAAGGTTTCATCAGACGTTTGCGAGCCATGCAAGCCCACTCTCTTCGAAAACTGCATCCAAGAAAAACAGTCAGATAATAGAGTAGTATCTGAACAAAGTTTTTCCAAGAGCTTTTCCTAAAAAGGAAAAAGAAGACTAAAGCAAATGCAGAAGCTATTGATACGACTATCTCCCATCTTCTCCAGGTGACAAGTCCTAGGACAGTGTAGCTGCCAGGTGGTGATGGGGATATAGACAGTCCCTGAGGTGGCGGTTAATCATTAACCTGCTGGGTAAACAGGGAGAGATGTCGGAGACCGGCACAGTTAACCAGGGTGGGGCCCCATTCGTTTCAAGGGTGGTTTACTGTCTATCTCCACACAAACAATGAGGCCAGTCTCTCACCCCACTGTCCGTAGGTTGCTACAAAACCGCTTTAGAGAGGAGTGGCCAGGAAGGTGTATGCATGTGTATAGCTATTGTAAGTGGCACTGTCAAGGGAGtgtgcatgaatgtgtgtgtgaagacTTTCGTCTCTATCTGAAACACACCTTTGACACTTTCCCTGCCAAT is a window encoding:
- the LOC115206438 gene encoding protein Aster-B isoform X1; its protein translation is MNENLRPPSLQLSVPRYAPAYSDGGNGGVSDDPVWSSSSTPTLRRKRFKMRRMKNVPSEIEKEKDRGRLVNGWLVSTHSHSGSKEYLQLPSIEITPSSDEDGATWSNCSTPSASPRRKRFLLRKWLRLREKKEHAGSESSSQQSSQQSSHDDDSTRFLTPFIREERSDSAADKISTASNSNRSTPACSPVLRPKRSRSPTPQSLEPGENMVEKGHSDHSSDKSPSTPEQVVQRTYSLQSARSGGKNSKSHKRLSKKSQSWYNHERQHILRVLSPTYKQRNEDFRKLFKQLPDTERLIVDYSCALQRDILLQGRLYLSENWICFYSNIFRWETLLTVRLKDICTMTKEKTARLIPNAIQVSTDGEKHFFTSFGARDRTYMMMFRLWQNALLDKPLCPKELWHFVHQCYGNELGLTSDDEDYVPPDDDFNTMGFCEEIPNEENEISNDNLSKSSAEAKHEGSPPSIHKKCIITNSTISSSISSEPLSVSLSDIIEFDLPPEEYIDCLPDGELLALPLVLEQRLVEASGLVPSTSLDFNDNEDIPTELSDSSETHDEAGEVQAFHDDLKGRQYIDEVYKFSVDKMYDILFTESQFMTDFMEQRRFSDIVFHPWKKDDAAGNQMREIMYTISLSNPLAPKTATVTETQTLYKASHESECYIIDAEVITHNVPYHDYFYTLNRYMLTRVAKNKCRLRVSTELRYRKQPWGLVKGFIEKNFWSGLDENFRHLELELSKVEDVVLGSTRPSPKVKVVKTSVRRRKRPLVHLRSQHLDDALLSPVTTPTDDEVIHRIKHAGVTGSTQTRHMPEHLFGGFALYSVSKLLLIISFVICLSLVLLVFLNMMLFYKLWMLEYSAQHLTTWQGLRIHESKLPQTQMEWAQLLESQQLYHDAELQKWREIIKSSVVLLDQMKDSLLNLQRGIGLRDYSSEAEEKRSCYH
- the LOC115206438 gene encoding protein Aster-B isoform X4, translated to MNENLRPPSLQLSVPRYAPAYSDGGNGGVSDDPVWSSSSTPTLRRKRFKMRRMKNVPSEIEKEKDRGRLVNGWLVSTHSHSGSKEYLQLPSIEITPSSDEDGATWSNCSTPSASPRRKRFLLRKWLRLREKKEHAGSESSSQQSSQQSSHDDDSTRFLTPFIREERSDSAADKISTASNSNRSTPACSPVLRPKRSRSPTPQSLEPGENMVEKGHSDHSSDKSPSTPEQVVQRTYSLQSARSGGKNSKKSQSWYNVLSPTYKQRNEDFRKLFKQLPDTERLIVDYSCALQRDILLQGRLYLSENWICFYSNIFRWETLLTVRLKDICTMTKEKTARLIPNAIQVSTDGEKHFFTSFGARDRTYMMMFRLWQNALLDKPLCPKELWHFVHQCYGNELGLTSDDEDYVPPDDDFNTMGFCEEIPNEENEISNDNLSKSSAEAKHEGSPPSIHKKCIITNSTISSSISSEPLSVSLSDIIEFDLPPEEYIDCLPDGELLALPLVLEQRLVEASGLVPSTSLDFNDNEDIPTELSDSSETHDEAGEVQAFHDDLKGRQYIDEVYKFSVDKMYDILFTESQFMTDFMEQRRFSDIVFHPWKKDDAAGNQMREIMYTISLSNPLAPKTATVTETQTLYKASHESECYIIDAEVITHNVPYHDYFYTLNRYMLTRVAKNKCRLRVSTELRYRKQPWGLVKGFIEKNFWSGLDENFRHLELELSKVEDVVLGSTRPSPKVKVVKTSVRRRKRPLVHLRSQHLDDALLSPVTTPTDDEVIHRIKHAGVTGSTQTRHMPEHLFGGFALYSVSKLLLIISFVICLSLVLLVFLNMMLFYKLWMLEYSAQHLTTWQGLRIHESKLPQTQMEWAQLLESQQLYHDAELQKWREIIKSSVVLLDQMKDSLLNLQRGIGLRDYSSEAEEKRSCYH